In Tachysurus vachellii isolate PV-2020 chromosome 3, HZAU_Pvac_v1, whole genome shotgun sequence, one genomic interval encodes:
- the il2rb gene encoding interleukin-2 receptor subunit beta: MWSVCLVLFLLLPGDSHSSLTHSDLLCVNNYMKKIWCVWNSTMWLAGQKCFVQVTRDTHKGTKIKNCSLDTTRSCMINMSIKFSFAENMMVDVFCNGTRMDSVKEYRPGRHVKLHPPDQLNVIRNNMTWSRGAQFPRLITQYVFEVQVKAKQQSWEEVKPRSVDGTFVLLDGVCEGDCESRVRVKPLEPEREDQIRGCWSDWSPAVSWRSEVTRSTLGPHKPETTNTQMINISHPAVIGALVGFAALILILLIPLSVYRHKCGLKVGSEHVPDPSKYFQPLINKHKGNFQEWLGPNRSTSLFLPPQSCDCEISPIDEVSDAWDDPLASNMLLAYPNHTAALHRQMSDSSQLSSGVSNMGYFYSEYQPGSVCLDSCPVYFTYHPEAGVIQTSLSYERLHGATPTSPDSGFGMETEKEEADEEEQEDKTGKGQKMECSGVNMQHLVSFVVSLPESTRTTIPPPSFTELTPWHEEPESSVVTVNSEPLEAPAIRPSSMVVQPCSSGYLTLKEMQKYSNKSI; the protein is encoded by the exons ATGTGGAGTGTCTGCTTAGTACTTTTCCTCCTGTTACCTGGAGACTCTCATTccagtctcacacactctg ATTTGTTGTGTGTAAACAACTACATGAAGAAGATCTGGTGTGTGTGGAACAGCACTATGTGGCTCGCAGGTCAGAAGTGCTTCGTTCAGGTGACCAGAGACACACATAAGGGCACAAA AATTAAGAACTGTTCCCTGGACACCACAAGATCCTGCATGATTAACATGTCCATT aaattCAGCTTTGCTGAGAATATGATGGTGGACGTGTTTTGTAACGGTACTCGGATGGACAGTGTGAAGGAGTATCGCCCCGGCCGACACG TTAAGCTCCACCCACCTGATCAGCTGAACGTTATCAGGAACAACATGACGTGGAGTCGAGGAGCTCAATTCCCCCGGTTAATCACACAATATGTGTTCGAGGTGCAGGTCAAAGCCAAGCAGCAGAgttgggag GAAGTTAAGCCACGCAGTGTGGATGGCACGTTTGTGCTGTTGGACGGCGTCTGTGAAGGCGATTGTGAATCACGTGTGCGAGTGAAGCCCCTCgagccagagagagaggacCAGATCCGAGGCTGCTGGAGTGACTGGAGCCCTGCTGTGTCctggaggtcagaggtcaccaGGAGCACACTAGGACCACACAAACCAGAGACGACTAACACCCAGATGATTAACATCTCTCACCCTGCAGTTATAG GAGCACTGGTGGGGTTTGCAGCGCTCATCCTCATTCTCCTCATTCCACTTTCTGTCTACCGACACAAATG TGGGCTGAAGGTGGGCTCTGAGCACGTTCCTGATCCCTCCAAATACTTTCAACCTCTCATCAATAAGCACAAGGGCAACTTTCAG GAATGGCTGGGTCCTAATCGCTCGACATCTCTGTTCCTGCCTCCTCAGTCATGTGACTGTGAAATCTCTCCCATCGATGAAGTCTCTGATGCGTGGGATGACCCTCTGGCTAGCAACATGCTGCTGGCCTATCCTAATCACACAGCAGCTCTGCACCGGCAAATGAGCGATAGCAGTCAGCTCTCGTCCGGCGTCTCTAACATGGGTTACTTCTACAGTGAGTACCAGCCAGGCTCCGTGTGCCTGGACTCCTGCCCTGTCTACTTCACTTATCATCCTGAAGCTGGCGTCATCCAGACCAGCCTGTCGTACGAGCGGCTACACGGAGCCACGCCGACGAGCCCAGACTCCGGCTTCGGcatggaaacagaaaaagaagaggCTGATGAAGAGGAACAGGAAGACAAGACAGGAAAAGGACAGAAGATGGAATGCAGTGGGGTCAACATGCAGCACCTGGTCTCGTTCGTCGTGTCCTTGCCTGAGAGCACGAGGACCACCATCCCACCGCCATCTTTCACAGAGCTCACACCATGGCACGAGGAGCCTGAATCTTCAGTAGTCACTGTGAACTCTGAGCCTCTGGAAGCCCCCGCGATTCGTCCGTCATCCATGGTGGTGCAGCCATGCAGTAGCGGCTATTTAACCCTGAAGGAGATGCagaaatacagcaacaaatccATCTGA